One window of the Methylocystis parvus OBBP genome contains the following:
- a CDS encoding phosphoribulokinase, with protein MSVKHPIISITGSSGAGTSSVKATFEQIFRRERIEVAYVEGDSFHRYDREVMKARMAEAQASGNHHFSHFGPDANLLSELENLFREYGETGSGRYRHYAHDENEAALLGVPPGQFTDWHELPANTDILFYEGLHGAVVTDEVNVARYADLKIGVVPVINLEWTQKLHRDRHSRGYTTEAVTETILRRMHDYVHYICPQFSETDINFQRAATVDTSNPFVARSIPTPDESIVVIRFREPRGVDFPYLVAMIAGSWMSRANSIVIPGNKLDLAMQLILTPRILELVKRRKSAT; from the coding sequence ATGTCGGTCAAACACCCCATCATCTCGATCACCGGCTCCTCGGGCGCCGGCACGAGTTCGGTAAAGGCGACTTTCGAGCAGATTTTCCGACGCGAGCGCATCGAGGTCGCCTATGTCGAAGGCGACAGTTTCCACCGCTACGACCGCGAGGTCATGAAGGCCAGAATGGCCGAGGCGCAGGCCAGCGGCAATCACCATTTCAGCCATTTCGGCCCGGACGCCAATCTCCTCTCCGAGCTCGAAAATCTCTTCCGTGAATATGGGGAGACCGGGTCGGGCCGTTACCGGCACTACGCCCATGACGAGAACGAAGCCGCTCTCCTGGGCGTGCCGCCGGGCCAGTTCACCGACTGGCATGAGCTCCCCGCCAACACCGATATTCTTTTCTACGAAGGTCTTCACGGGGCGGTCGTCACCGACGAGGTCAATGTCGCGCGTTACGCGGACCTCAAGATCGGCGTCGTGCCGGTGATCAATCTCGAATGGACCCAGAAGCTTCATCGCGACCGCCATTCGCGCGGCTATACGACCGAGGCCGTCACCGAGACGATTTTGCGCCGCATGCATGATTACGTGCATTATATCTGCCCGCAATTTTCCGAGACGGACATCAACTTCCAGCGGGCCGCGACGGTCGACACCTCCAACCCTTTCGTCGCGCGCTCGATCCCGACGCCCGACGAGTCGATCGTCGTCATACGCTTCCGCGAGCCGCGCGGAGTCGATTTTCCCTATCTCGTCGCGATGATCGCCGGCAGCTGGATGTCGCGGGCCAACTCCATCGTCATTCCGGGCAACAAGCTCGATCTCGCCATGCAGCTCATCCTCACGCCGAGGATTCTGGAACTCGTGAAGCGCCGCAAGAGCGCGACCTGA
- a CDS encoding recombinase family protein, producing MKRAAIYARFSTELQHERSIEDQVAVCRNYAERNDLEIGGVYDDRARSGASMYGRDGLLRLLDAARDGAFEVILIEALDRLSRDQEDLAGIWKRLNFLGVELRAVHEGTADQIQIGVRGLLGSLFLTDLAHKVRRGMQGVVRDGRHAGGRAYGYRPVAGKPGELEIVEPEAAIVRRIFHDYVGGKTPREIAHALNKEGVRPPRGVNWTPSTINGNKKRHHGIILNELYAGVVVWNRVRMIKDPDTGRRVSRSNPPEEWKRAEAPHLTIVAKDLFEAAQQRKAERTFDAPQKQRKAKFLLSGLLKCGCCGGGLSMKDRDHGRVRVHCSTMREAGTCSNRKIFDEIEKAVLAGLQQHLKAPKLLKEFVRTYQGERERLAAEKVRQRGKLENRLAEVQRSLDRMWSDYEAERVPVDVLGPRMKEAQAQKLALIAELETQPEPEKIVSLHPAALRHYEELVGRLGGVFGQGVTPDNEETAEKIRELVAKVIVRPSEEGLKIELQGRLALLMGAPNVYPNMRIAASGGSVVAEEGFEPPTQGL from the coding sequence ATGAAACGCGCAGCGATCTACGCCCGTTTTTCAACGGAGCTACAGCACGAACGTTCGATCGAAGACCAAGTGGCGGTGTGCCGAAATTACGCCGAACGCAACGATCTTGAAATCGGCGGCGTCTACGACGATCGAGCGCGTTCGGGCGCTTCGATGTATGGCCGCGACGGACTGTTGCGCCTTCTCGACGCTGCTCGCGATGGCGCCTTTGAAGTCATCCTGATCGAAGCGTTGGATCGACTGTCCCGTGATCAGGAAGATCTCGCCGGCATATGGAAGCGGCTCAATTTCCTGGGAGTCGAACTACGGGCCGTGCATGAAGGCACGGCGGATCAAATTCAGATCGGCGTGCGGGGACTTCTCGGCTCGCTCTTCCTGACAGACCTGGCTCACAAAGTTCGACGCGGAATGCAGGGCGTCGTGAGAGACGGGCGTCACGCCGGCGGACGGGCCTATGGCTATCGACCTGTGGCCGGCAAGCCGGGCGAATTGGAGATTGTCGAGCCTGAAGCTGCGATCGTTCGTCGTATCTTTCACGACTATGTCGGCGGCAAGACGCCGCGGGAAATTGCCCATGCGCTGAACAAGGAAGGCGTGAGACCGCCTCGCGGCGTCAATTGGACGCCTTCGACGATCAACGGCAACAAGAAGCGGCATCACGGGATCATTCTCAACGAGCTTTATGCAGGCGTCGTCGTGTGGAACCGCGTCCGAATGATCAAAGACCCGGACACAGGGCGGCGCGTTTCACGATCGAATCCACCCGAAGAGTGGAAGCGGGCGGAGGCGCCGCATTTGACGATCGTCGCCAAGGATTTGTTCGAGGCGGCGCAACAACGGAAGGCCGAGCGCACATTCGATGCGCCTCAAAAACAGCGAAAAGCGAAGTTCCTGCTTTCCGGACTTCTGAAATGCGGCTGCTGTGGCGGCGGGCTATCGATGAAGGATCGCGATCACGGCCGGGTCAGGGTCCATTGTTCGACAATGCGGGAGGCCGGAACCTGCTCGAACCGGAAGATTTTCGACGAAATCGAGAAAGCCGTCCTGGCTGGTCTGCAACAGCATCTCAAGGCGCCGAAGCTCCTGAAAGAGTTTGTGCGAACATACCAGGGAGAGCGGGAGCGGCTGGCGGCGGAGAAGGTCCGGCAGCGCGGCAAGCTCGAAAACCGGCTGGCTGAAGTTCAGCGTTCTCTCGACAGGATGTGGTCGGACTATGAGGCGGAGCGCGTCCCCGTCGACGTCCTGGGACCCCGGATGAAGGAGGCTCAGGCGCAAAAGCTGGCGCTGATCGCCGAACTCGAGACGCAGCCGGAGCCGGAAAAGATCGTAAGCCTGCATCCGGCGGCGCTACGGCACTATGAGGAGCTGGTCGGGCGGTTAGGCGGCGTTTTCGGCCAAGGCGTGACCCCCGACAATGAGGAGACGGCGGAAAAAATCCGCGAGCTGGTGGCGAAGGTGATCGTCAGACCTTCCGAGGAAGGGCTCAAGATCGAGCTTCAGGGCCGCCTAGCTTTGTTGATGGGCGCGCCCAACGTCTACCCCAACATGCGGATCGCGGCGTCGGGGGGATCGGTGGTAGCGGAGGAGGGATTCGAACCCCCGACACAGGGATTATGA
- a CDS encoding helix-turn-helix domain-containing protein, with translation MGILDRETQWTQLSVSRIEDLSDAIHGAGLDAMQMSRAPVTGSLAFATCDDVTCNTGYVGGYVSIKGSLSKNMVTLGLGVVLPPGSSQWLNETLSGDIGVFLPGDVQDALYAPGSMYAAATLSFERLEEMAAKIGVALDRKILSGSGVVKGQTSGAALAKLRSEFWRVHSAEDQGCKPSPAALSRQLLDIFIGELGREPRPHLSLINSQKYARIVARAREFIYENLEHPLSIDMIATAASTTRRTLHRAFVTVLNETPYSYVLKLRLHRIRCELVSDAERRCTITSVANRWGITELGRFSHWYREHFGELPSQTLAG, from the coding sequence ATGGGCATTCTGGATCGCGAGACCCAATGGACGCAGCTTTCGGTTTCCAGGATCGAGGATTTGAGCGACGCCATTCATGGCGCAGGCTTGGACGCCATGCAGATGTCGCGCGCCCCTGTTACGGGAAGTCTGGCTTTCGCGACTTGCGATGACGTCACCTGCAACACGGGATATGTTGGCGGCTATGTCTCTATCAAAGGATCGCTTTCCAAGAATATGGTGACGCTTGGCTTGGGCGTCGTGCTGCCGCCGGGCTCAAGCCAATGGCTTAACGAAACGTTGAGCGGGGATATCGGCGTTTTCCTGCCGGGCGACGTTCAGGATGCGCTTTACGCGCCAGGCTCGATGTATGCGGCCGCTACGCTCAGTTTTGAGCGCCTGGAAGAGATGGCCGCGAAGATCGGCGTAGCGCTCGATCGAAAGATCCTCTCAGGCAGCGGCGTGGTAAAGGGGCAAACGTCCGGAGCAGCCCTTGCTAAACTGCGATCCGAATTTTGGCGGGTGCATTCGGCGGAAGACCAAGGCTGCAAGCCGAGCCCCGCAGCGCTGAGCCGGCAGTTGCTGGATATATTCATAGGCGAGTTGGGGCGAGAACCGCGTCCTCATCTCTCTCTTATCAATTCGCAAAAATATGCTCGCATTGTCGCTCGGGCGCGAGAATTCATTTACGAAAATCTCGAGCATCCCCTGTCGATCGATATGATCGCGACAGCGGCCTCGACAACGCGCCGGACGCTGCACCGGGCTTTTGTGACGGTGCTGAATGAAACGCCCTACAGTTATGTCTTGAAGCTACGGCTCCACCGTATCCGCTGCGAACTTGTCTCCGATGCCGAGAGGCGCTGCACGATAACAAGCGTTGCAAATCGCTGGGGCATTACCGAACTCGGCCGTTTTTCGCATTGGTATCGCGAGCATTTTGGAGAGCTGCCGTCTCAGACCCTGGCCGGATAG
- a CDS encoding arylsulfatase, whose product MAEAASKKPNIVLILSDDFGYGDAGVYGGGENRGMPTPNLDRMAAEGMQFLSFYGQPSCTPGRAAMLTGRIPNRSGMTTVAFQGQGGGLPAAEWTLASVLKTAGYNTFYSGKWHLGESDYALPIAHGYDEMRYVGLYHLNAYTYADETWFPDMDADLRTMFEQVTQGALSGKAGEKAKEDFKVNGQYVNTPEKGVVGIPFYDEYVEKASLEYLDRNGKSGQPFFLTVSFMKVHQPNLPHPDFKGKSLSKSKFADSIVEADTRIGRIMDKLRSLGLDKNTYVFWTTDNGAWQDVYPDAGYTPYRGTKGTCREGGNRVPSIAWGPGIKAGSRNSDIVGGLDYMATFASLAGAKLPEKDREGQPIIFDSYDMSPLLFGEGKWERKSWFYFTENELTPGAARVGNYKAVFNLRGDDGARTGGLSVDSNLGWKGPNSYVATVPQVFDLWQDPQERYDIFMNNYTEHTWTLVTINAAIKELMQTYLKHPPRKLQSEGYSGPITITQFQRFDYLREQLAKEGFQIGLPVGN is encoded by the coding sequence ATGGCAGAAGCTGCGAGCAAGAAGCCGAACATCGTCCTCATCTTGTCGGATGATTTCGGATACGGAGACGCGGGCGTTTATGGCGGCGGCGAGAACCGCGGCATGCCGACCCCGAACCTTGACCGGATGGCGGCCGAGGGCATGCAGTTTCTTTCCTTCTACGGACAGCCAAGCTGCACCCCCGGTCGCGCGGCGATGCTGACCGGTCGCATCCCGAACCGCAGCGGCATGACGACGGTCGCGTTCCAGGGACAGGGCGGCGGCCTGCCGGCGGCGGAGTGGACGCTCGCGTCAGTTCTCAAGACGGCCGGTTACAACACGTTCTATTCGGGCAAGTGGCACTTGGGCGAGTCCGATTACGCGCTGCCTATCGCGCATGGCTACGATGAAATGCGATATGTCGGCCTTTATCACCTCAACGCATATACCTACGCTGATGAGACCTGGTTCCCGGATATGGACGCGGATTTGCGGACGATGTTCGAGCAGGTGACCCAGGGCGCTTTGTCGGGCAAGGCGGGAGAAAAGGCCAAGGAGGATTTCAAGGTCAACGGACAATATGTCAACACGCCGGAAAAGGGCGTCGTTGGCATTCCGTTCTACGACGAATATGTCGAGAAGGCTTCGCTTGAATATCTCGACAGGAATGGAAAGTCGGGGCAACCGTTCTTCTTGACCGTCTCCTTCATGAAAGTGCATCAACCGAACCTGCCGCACCCGGACTTCAAGGGTAAGTCGCTGTCGAAGAGCAAATTTGCGGATTCGATCGTCGAGGCAGACACCCGGATCGGCCGCATCATGGACAAGCTTCGTTCGCTCGGCTTGGACAAGAATACCTATGTGTTCTGGACGACGGACAACGGCGCCTGGCAGGACGTCTATCCGGACGCCGGATATACGCCCTATCGCGGCACCAAGGGGACATGTCGTGAGGGCGGCAATCGCGTTCCTTCGATCGCTTGGGGGCCTGGGATCAAGGCGGGGTCAAGAAACTCTGACATCGTCGGCGGCCTGGATTACATGGCGACTTTCGCGTCACTCGCAGGCGCGAAGCTGCCGGAAAAGGATCGTGAAGGTCAGCCCATCATCTTCGACAGCTACGACATGTCGCCGCTGCTGTTCGGCGAAGGAAAGTGGGAGCGCAAGAGCTGGTTCTACTTCACCGAGAATGAGCTGACGCCCGGCGCTGCGCGAGTCGGCAACTACAAGGCCGTCTTCAACCTGCGAGGCGACGATGGCGCACGCACGGGTGGTCTCTCGGTCGACTCCAATCTTGGCTGGAAAGGACCGAACTCTTACGTCGCGACCGTTCCTCAGGTTTTCGATCTCTGGCAGGACCCCCAGGAGCGCTATGACATCTTCATGAACAATTACACCGAGCACACCTGGACGCTGGTCACGATCAACGCCGCGATCAAGGAGCTGATGCAGACTTATTTGAAGCACCCGCCCCGCAAGCTTCAAAGCGAAGGTTACTCCGGCCCGATCACCATCACGCAATTCCAGCGGTTCGATTATTTGCGCGAACAGCTTGCCAAGGAAGGCTTCCAGATCGGCCTGCCGGTAGGCAACTAG
- a CDS encoding formylglycine-generating enzyme family protein, which yields MVLIPGGTFRMGSDKHYPEEAPSHCVTVDSFWIDATPVTNRQFKEFVKATGHVTFAEIPPDPKDYPGALPHMLYAGSLTFWPPTHPVNLGDWSQWWQFLKGAEWRHPYGPKSNISGLDNHPVVHVAYSDALAYAHWVGKELPSEAEWEFAARGGLDGAEYAWGDELTPGGQHMANTWQGNFPSENLNSDGFSRTSPVKVFPPNGYGVYDMIGNVWEWTSDWYAPKHEADAGKACCIPKNPRGPREQDSYDPCQPEIRIPRKVLKGGSHLCAPNYCRRYRPAARHAEPIDTSTSHVGFRCVVRQGASS from the coding sequence ATGGTTCTCATTCCTGGCGGAACTTTCCGCATGGGATCGGACAAGCATTATCCGGAAGAGGCGCCGTCGCACTGTGTGACGGTCGATAGCTTCTGGATCGATGCAACGCCGGTTACAAACCGTCAATTCAAGGAATTTGTGAAGGCGACCGGGCACGTCACCTTCGCCGAGATTCCACCCGACCCAAAAGATTATCCCGGCGCGCTGCCGCATATGCTCTATGCCGGGTCGCTGACGTTTTGGCCTCCCACGCATCCGGTGAATCTCGGCGATTGGAGCCAATGGTGGCAGTTTCTGAAGGGTGCGGAATGGCGTCATCCATATGGACCGAAAAGTAATATCAGCGGACTCGACAATCACCCGGTCGTGCACGTGGCCTATTCCGACGCGCTGGCCTATGCGCACTGGGTCGGCAAAGAACTGCCAAGCGAGGCGGAATGGGAATTTGCCGCACGCGGCGGCCTTGATGGAGCGGAATACGCCTGGGGCGATGAACTCACGCCAGGCGGCCAGCATATGGCCAACACCTGGCAGGGAAATTTTCCAAGCGAGAATCTGAATTCAGACGGATTCTCCCGCACGTCGCCAGTGAAGGTCTTTCCGCCAAATGGCTATGGCGTCTATGATATGATCGGCAATGTCTGGGAGTGGACGTCCGACTGGTATGCGCCGAAGCACGAAGCCGACGCCGGGAAAGCGTGCTGCATTCCGAAAAACCCGCGCGGCCCGCGCGAACAGGACAGCTACGATCCTTGCCAGCCTGAAATACGCATTCCCCGCAAGGTTCTGAAGGGCGGTTCGCATCTGTGCGCACCAAACTATTGCCGCCGTTATCGACCGGCGGCGCGCCATGCCGAACCGATTGACACGTCGACGAGCCATGTCGGCTTTCGATGCGTGGTCAGGCAGGGCGCGTCATCATGA
- a CDS encoding YidH family protein, with translation MEPTTRQSNPDQISVELSSRRTGMSFQRTRMSADRTLMSVIRTSLSLIGFGFTIFQFFQKLRDQNVVMHAGAARNFGIALVGLGIVMLIGGIIYHIQFMLHLRHQRDAMIADGLVHGESQFPVSLTLLTAIILLLIGVTAIVSMIFNIGPFG, from the coding sequence ATGGAACCCACCACTCGCCAATCCAACCCCGATCAGATTTCCGTCGAGCTGTCGTCGCGCCGCACTGGAATGTCATTTCAGCGCACGCGCATGAGCGCAGATCGCACATTGATGTCCGTCATCCGCACGTCGCTGTCGCTCATCGGATTCGGGTTCACCATCTTTCAGTTCTTCCAGAAACTTCGTGATCAAAACGTCGTCATGCATGCGGGCGCGGCGCGCAATTTCGGCATCGCGCTGGTCGGGCTCGGCATCGTCATGCTCATCGGCGGCATCATCTATCATATCCAGTTCATGTTGCATCTGCGGCATCAGCGCGATGCGATGATTGCTGATGGCCTCGTTCACGGAGAGAGTCAGTTTCCCGTTTCCCTCACGCTCCTCACCGCAATCATATTGCTTCTGATTGGCGTCACGGCGATCGTCAGCATGATCTTCAATATCGGTCCCTTCGGATAG
- a CDS encoding DUF1622 domain-containing protein: MLKEWLVAATQQAVVVINLMVLVIILIGTVEAFIRGGWVLISSQAGHERRDVWLRYARWLVAGLTFQLAADIIETSITPSWEEIVKVGAIALIRTFLNFFLERDLAEMRERQNEMRKSKCVDAPP, translated from the coding sequence ATGCTGAAGGAGTGGCTTGTCGCCGCCACGCAGCAGGCGGTGGTGGTGATCAATCTGATGGTCCTTGTCATCATTCTGATCGGGACGGTCGAGGCCTTCATTCGGGGCGGCTGGGTGTTAATATCATCTCAGGCCGGCCATGAGCGGCGCGATGTCTGGCTGCGCTATGCTCGCTGGCTGGTGGCCGGCCTCACATTTCAACTCGCTGCAGACATCATCGAGACCTCGATCACTCCATCATGGGAGGAAATCGTGAAAGTCGGCGCAATAGCTTTGATCCGAACCTTCCTTAATTTCTTCTTGGAGCGAGACCTCGCTGAAATGCGGGAGCGGCAGAATGAAATGCGAAAATCCAAATGTGTCGACGCCCCGCCATAG
- a CDS encoding sensor histidine kinase — MVLAQVEEKSLAPTVPELDLGETVLAVATDYTPIALAHGRRIAFEAPPSRVVIRGYEWAVESVVTNLIENAARAEPAGGVVIVRVLANGEVEVVDYGEGVELTHRDMIFEPFWRKSEAAPGTGLGLAIAPGS, encoded by the coding sequence TTGGTCCTGGCGCAAGTCGAGGAGAAGAGCTTAGCCCCGACCGTCCCGGAACTCGATCTCGGGGAGACGGTTCTTGCCGTGGCGACCGACTATACGCCGATTGCACTTGCTCATGGCCGCCGTATCGCGTTCGAAGCGCCGCCGAGCCGCGTCGTCATAAGAGGCTATGAGTGGGCTGTGGAGAGCGTCGTGACCAACCTTATCGAAAACGCCGCGCGCGCTGAACCTGCTGGAGGAGTGGTGATCGTCCGCGTTTTGGCGAATGGCGAGGTCGAAGTCGTCGATTACGGGGAAGGCGTGGAACTGACCCATCGCGACATGATTTTCGAGCCATTCTGGCGAAAGAGCGAGGCGGCGCCAGGGACGGGGCTCGGCCTTGCCATCGCGCCCGGGAGCTGA
- a CDS encoding IS5 family transposase — MWTRANRAKMAAIEKQTKRYPTDLTDEEWTRVEAFLPSPARRGRKPSVELREVLNAIRYIARAGCGWRMLPKDFPPWQTVYWWFRRFMRRFLFETIHDVALMIDRERAGRAASPSAGVIDSQSVKAPAAKTRGYDAGKKINGRKRHIAVDTDGRLLMVNLTTADISDSAGAQQVLDAIRKRWPWIKHLFADGAYDRRKLMDKAAFKDFVVEIVKRIDADPGFKVLPRCWVVERTFGWMTRWRRLVRDYEKRIDVSKAMIHVALGGLLLRRIAH, encoded by the coding sequence ATGTGGACCCGAGCGAATCGCGCCAAGATGGCCGCCATTGAAAAGCAAACCAAGCGGTATCCGACAGATTTGACCGACGAGGAGTGGACGCGCGTCGAGGCGTTTCTTCCGTCGCCAGCGCGGCGAGGACGAAAGCCCTCTGTGGAGTTGCGCGAGGTTTTGAACGCCATCCGCTACATCGCTCGCGCCGGCTGCGGCTGGCGCATGCTGCCGAAGGACTTTCCGCCTTGGCAGACCGTTTACTGGTGGTTTCGTCGCTTCATGCGCCGCTTTCTTTTCGAGACGATCCATGACGTGGCTCTGATGATCGACCGCGAGCGCGCGGGCCGCGCGGCGAGCCCTTCGGCAGGCGTCATCGATAGTCAGTCGGTGAAAGCGCCCGCCGCGAAAACCCGAGGCTACGACGCCGGCAAGAAGATCAACGGGCGCAAACGCCACATCGCCGTGGACACGGACGGACGGCTGCTCATGGTCAATCTGACGACGGCGGATATTTCCGACTCCGCGGGCGCGCAGCAGGTTCTCGACGCCATTCGTAAGCGCTGGCCGTGGATCAAACATCTATTCGCCGACGGCGCCTATGATCGAAGGAAACTCATGGATAAGGCGGCGTTCAAGGACTTCGTCGTCGAGATCGTGAAGCGCATCGACGCCGATCCAGGCTTCAAAGTCCTGCCGCGATGCTGGGTGGTTGAGCGAACCTTTGGCTGGATGACCCGCTGGCGACGCCTCGTGCGCGATTACGAAAAGCGCATCGACGTCTCCAAGGCCATGATCCACGTCGCTCTCGGTGGACTCCTCTTGCGCAGGATCGCGCACTGA
- a CDS encoding L,D-transpeptidase — MHVQSARGDYAWPVSTARTGYVTPRGNYSARSMQRMHYSRKYDMSPMPHSIFFRGGYAIHGSYATSALGSPASHGCVRLAPGKAALLYKLVREKGASIAIAGSPPRAARYAGARQHYGARQTHWPERQTFSNHFELLFGD; from the coding sequence ATGCACGTGCAATCCGCCCGCGGTGATTATGCATGGCCGGTTTCAACCGCGCGCACAGGATATGTGACTCCCCGAGGGAATTACTCAGCGCGGAGTATGCAGCGAATGCATTACTCACGAAAGTACGACATGTCGCCGATGCCACATTCAATCTTTTTCCGCGGCGGCTACGCAATTCATGGGTCTTACGCCACGAGCGCATTGGGAAGCCCGGCGTCGCATGGCTGTGTGCGGCTGGCTCCCGGAAAAGCCGCGCTGCTCTATAAACTAGTTCGAGAGAAAGGCGCCAGTATCGCGATTGCGGGTTCCCCGCCACGCGCTGCTCGCTATGCGGGCGCGCGTCAACATTACGGCGCACGTCAAACTCACTGGCCTGAGCGGCAAACCTTCTCGAATCACTTTGAGCTACTTTTTGGCGACTAA
- a CDS encoding carbon-nitrogen hydrolase family protein, with amino-acid sequence MTRIALLHLSPEPGALAQNRRLVDAAIRAAADAGAEWILTPELATTGYEFVERIGSDWIETQPDPWVQGVAEFARRRRVTVFLSVPERVEERRYNTLLAIDRVGQIAGRHRKINALRVGSEAWSTPGQEINAVPIDGFGLVGMLICADAYTPSIAETLARQGARALVSSAAWRPGLHGPNGEWEAVTEATSLPIFVCNRTGQERRIDFTAAQSVVASAGKRLVSFAAPRNAIFLIDWSFEENRLVRHSTIAPFP; translated from the coding sequence TTGACGCGGATAGCACTCCTGCACCTGTCCCCGGAGCCGGGCGCCCTGGCGCAAAATCGGCGACTTGTCGACGCGGCGATACGAGCTGCGGCGGATGCGGGCGCCGAATGGATCCTGACGCCGGAACTTGCGACCACCGGATATGAATTCGTCGAACGCATTGGGTCCGACTGGATCGAAACCCAGCCGGATCCATGGGTTCAAGGCGTAGCCGAATTCGCGCGGCGGCGCCGTGTGACCGTCTTTCTTTCCGTCCCCGAGCGGGTCGAGGAGAGGCGCTACAATACGCTGCTCGCGATCGATCGGGTGGGACAGATCGCCGGGCGTCACCGGAAGATCAACGCGCTGCGCGTCGGCTCGGAAGCCTGGTCCACCCCGGGCCAGGAAATCAACGCCGTTCCGATTGACGGCTTTGGCCTGGTGGGCATGCTGATCTGCGCGGACGCCTACACGCCGAGCATCGCCGAAACCCTGGCGCGCCAGGGCGCGCGCGCATTGGTGTCGTCCGCGGCCTGGAGGCCGGGCCTGCATGGTCCGAACGGCGAATGGGAAGCGGTCACCGAGGCGACCTCCCTGCCGATTTTCGTTTGCAACCGCACCGGCCAGGAAAGGCGGATCGACTTCACCGCCGCGCAGAGCGTCGTCGCAAGCGCGGGCAAACGCCTGGTCAGTTTCGCTGCTCCTCGCAACGCCATTTTTCTGATCGACTGGAGCTTCGAAGAGAACCGGCTTGTCCGCCACTCTACGATAGCTCCCTTTCCTTAA